The sequence taCACACTATATGTACATCACCTGTAGTTCCATCCCTTTAATCTTGAATCGAAAATACGCCTGCAATAAGAGCGTGACTTTtctgctttttggctcacgtaagtgtagcctatgcgatcataactttgtctgtctgtgcgtgcgtgtgtatgtgcgtgcgtgcgtgcgtgcgtgtgtatgtctgtggtagaaactctaacatttgaagacgtcacattacattgacgtcacattatgacgtaagagggttagacgtcacgcgaaggaagtactgaaagtctcggtcattattattttgagcgggccgagactagttggcagtcgtgtccctgtaagtaggctacatgcagacagacagatctagatctagtgtctcgctttcttgcacagtttcacctatgctctttctgtgtgtgtgtgtgtgtgtgtgtgtgtgtgtgtgtgtgtgtgtgtgtgtgtgtgtgtgtgtgtgacggagtgattgagtttgtgttactgtttgtcgatttcttacgtgagccttgatggcttcgcctcttgttgtttgtGGTGATACTAATTAAAGTATGCATAggcgtgtttgtttgtccgtccgcgcgtctgtctgtcttatcttCCTGTATCAGTGCATGTCGGTCTGTCTCGTGCGTTTGAATTTTTGTCGACATAGCGTGTATTGGTGCCTGTAGCTGAGTGAAGGCCACACGTTTGTTTTCAAGTCAGTAGGTCACTCCGTAGACTCCTTCGCAGCGGTGTGTTGCGTGCCGCACGGGTGTTTGCACCCCGCACGCTGGAGCGGTAAGTTGAGTGGGGTTTGTGTCTCGATAAAACAGCTTCTTCTATAAACATTTCGTAACTTTGCACATTAAGAtatgtcttgttagatctgttagtgtttcttctacacgccgatgtactttttgggtgcatattttgtatattatagccgtgattctgtaaaatatcacgcctgtaactgcacagaagcaaatttcgtagcattcgcaacaaattactggtgtaaactttaaagccccagtatgccgaaaatggtttacagaacgattcaaATCTTCTCACGATAAAAACAGTTTTAGCCTGATGAAACACACTAGCTATAGCCTACAACTACCTCTAATGCCGCATTCAGAGCCAATGAATCACATTTAATGGCCATTTAGAACAAGTAAACTAGACAAGAAATCATTATGTTTATTTGTACTCTGTGACATCGGAAGATACCAGTTTGTTCTGTGCGCATGCTCTGTGCCGTTTCCGGTTCCGACAAGACGCCAGCCTTTCAGTGTTGACAGTAACACGGTCTGTTTCTTTTGAGTCTTGTCATATTTTGGCTTCGACGAAACCGTGATCACGGAAGAcgtctagttttgtttttgttgtggacGTGAACAACAATATGTCGGAGTCTACGGGCACAGAGGTGAGTGTGTATACTTTTGTTCTTTCATGCGGCAAAAATCTGCTCACAAGACTTGTGATACATGTCGATCATGATGATGTCCTGGATCAACCTCATTTATAAGCCAGACGTTTCTATACATCAAAATAATAAGATTGATTTCAAGTgcatacatatttatatgtttggaCGTTTTAagtgaagagggggggggggggggtgtaacgGTTACTCCGGATACCACTACACCACCCTTTTAGTTTCACTTTCGGTTCTGTGGTTACAGAAATATAGGTGGGCGTTAGATCGCATTTCTTCAGGTCTGAAAGCGAGTCATAGCTCATGTCCCAGTGGTTTTTTGTTTGAGATTTCGCCGAGGGGTAGGTCACTAGGTGTTCAGTATATTAAAATCATCCTCACTGTAAATTCGTTAGCAAGTCACTAACCACAGTTGGTTGGTTTGCTCAAGGGCGTTTGCTCTGCTGTTTTATAAATGTCATTGTGAACAGGATTTTCCCATCCgaaattattttgtgtgtgtgttctgtgtgtgtgttctgtgtgtgtacacatgaagtGTTAGTTTGAGTTCAGTAGTATTTGATAATTATATAATAAGAAATCAATTTCAGGTTGATGCGGATGTCTCTACAGCCAGTAGTGGCTCACCAACACGGGTGTACCCCCTCAGTGATGTGTCGCTGTCAGGAACCCCTCCAGCGAGGGGAACACCTCCAACGAGAGGGAGGGGACGAACTATGCGGTTCCAGGGGACAGTTGGCCGTTACAAGTGCGCTTACTGTCATTCGTGACAGACGTTCTAGAATGAGAGTGAGTGCAAACCTCTTTTGTTTCTTATGTGATTTGGAACATGGTGTTGTTTACTGAAGTGTTAGTGTTGTGTTACTTTTTTTCAGCCCGACCCATGGAGATTGTAAATATGATATGACATTTGTCTTCTCTCTTATTTACTGTTGCAGACAATGATTGAAACTGTTAGCGAGCAGCGTCTGCGAGAGCTGTTTGTGACCATGCTGGAGAAGTACCCCAGCTTGGTCTTCGACGTTCTGGAGCCAGCCCCGGACAGACCAGACCATGGTCACCCCCCACCTGCTGGAGAGGGAGTGCCTGACTGGTGCATCTGTGGCAAGTGCCGCATAATGCGAAAAACGATTGAAGAAGTATGTTGCCGTAAGGCAACATGCCTCACACTCTTGGccgtaagtcagttgtatgtttgtgtttgtagcACTTTCCATACTATCCATTTGatgcaggtacagtggaacccacattTTCAGACCTCACAAAGTCTAAGAAAttcagatcttaaaaaggagggagtcttactctTAAAATTGttgtaaatttacagaagttatgaaaaCAATAtcggagaaaacagggtcttaaaatggagtgaGTCTCCAGTATACTCAAAATGTGACAAGCCTTCAGATGGATAATACTATGTTTTCTCTCAATCTAATTTTGGTTTCCTCTTTTTTCCCAAGCTTGAAATATACAATGCCCCCTGCATAAACATTCATCCAGAAACAGACACTTGTGAGGAAAAGGaaggagaaaacaaaaaaagcaacttTAAATGGTTTTAATATATATGTGTTTAGAGAGCAAACACATGGAAATTCTAACAATCCTGTATGCAGAACATataaaacacatacataaactcAATTTCTTTACTGAAAAAAGTTAAAACCATCAGTGAGATTACATACCACACATACTTTTCAATatgaaaagaagaaaggaaaagtATATGGCAGATGTGAAACCACGGTTTCTATGTACAACAACAAATGCATATTTCTTTCTATAACAGGATTTTGAGGTTCTTATTCTGGATGAAGCTGTCCTGAGCCTGACCAGAAAGTATCGCCAGGACATGATACGGGCAGATGACGAGGCAGACGACAACAACAGAGCCAATAGGCATGCAGCATATCGCCAGTTTATATTGTGGGTCCATGGGAGGCTTGGTGCGGGACAGAGACGTGTTATACCATCGTGTTGCGTTTGGAAGATCAGGGATAAATTTCCAGATGCATGGGGCCAATACACCGGATTTAAACCAGACCGTTTTGGCGATTAAACATGGTTAAAGCCATCCAGTATTTATAACATGTCAAATGTGTCATCTTTTCCTTGTATCTGTCTGTGGCAGTGAACAGTACAAGGCCAAAAATGGGGGCTGAAGggtatttttgagaagaaaaaaaaagaaaacttttaTCTTGAAATTATGGTTAAATTTGTCACATAATTGTGTACGTGTACttgtaaatttttttatttgagtCACCTAATCTAAAAATTACGTTTTTGTTGCAAACACTtcgtttgtaattttttttaatggtgCTCAAATCAAATGCTGTAGATACTTTCTTCAAAGTACAAAAAGTCAGATTTACAAAAAGTCTACAAGGCCAAGAAACCTGGGGTTAAAATTGCAGAAGATACTAGTGAGTAATTACTATGCCTTTCCAATGGACCGCTAATTGTTTAACGGGGACCAAAATTCTTCGTACCGTAAATATTTATGTCAAAAATCATCAAGATCTGTCTGCCCTACAGAACATCTTTTTTGAGCCGTCCTCTGCCAAACACAGTATCACACAGCTCTGTGCCGCACCCACAACAAATGAAATTGAATAttgatcagcaacaacaacaaaataagagAAAACTCAAATAGTATGGCATTATCAACGGATGCGAAACCGAaacgtgtttgtttttctgcattTTGTGTTCAAGTGCAACTTATGAACACCCTGTTTTGCCCATTCAAAAGCTGCTTTGGCGGGCAAAAGAGCAATGATTGTGTATACAAGCTTGGAAAATACCCACAATATCTCTAACCAGCCATCACCTTCCCATTATTCCCTTGACAGAGCTAACCTATTACCCGGATACATTTTTGCTTCCACTTTCAAACGCGTTCCGTACGCCACAAAAACATGATACTTGGCGCTTGTTTTAGCCCGTTGTTTGTAGAGTTGGCATTATCTAAAAGAATTATAGAGCATGAAAGATGGAACAATTAATATTACAGAGAGCAAGATGATGTTGGCAAAATCATGTTGTCTCAAGAAACTACAAGTACAAACATTTTAGTTGGGGAAACGACAGTACTGGGTTATTTGGTGTACGAAATGACTGTTGGTCGTCCAACAAGTTGATTTAGAGATTGTTAGCGTTGTATTATATTCATTACGACATAAGTTTTTGTGGACTGATTTTTTGTTTCTAGCACTACCTAAAATCACTGTGGTATAGAAATTATACATGTTGATTACACTGATTATAATTATGTTCTGATCTTATGATgtctttttgtttaaataaaaaaaactaaccAAACACTCATTTTCTATTCGGCTGAATGCAAGAAAATCTGGGTTTTTTTAGGTTTTTTATGCTATAATTATGGTACACGTTGTGGATTAAGTTATGGTGTCCATTCTGTAAGGGTTTTAACACCTTGGAATATATAGCCTAACAAAAATATCTGAGGTCAATTTTAAAGATCCTGAATCTAAGATTACACAGGCAAAATGACCTGGGATAAAGCCTTCCAAAAATGGGAAAGTCGGGTAAACAAAGAAGTAATGAGTGGATTGCAGCAGATATTTATTTTTCACAAAACACATGCTGTAAACAATTGGAAGAATACAaattctgttttgttctttcaGCTCTGAGGTATTAATAATGTTTGGTCAGAACTTTCTAAAAACTGGTTAGCTAAGAGGGTTGCAAGTCTAGTTTGAAGAAAAAGCTGGTGTGCCAGAAAATCTGGACACCTGCTCAGCTGCCAGCTGAGCAGTTGGGGGCGGAGCCTGACCCATGATGGTTCGGGCAATGCGGCGGGGATCAGCATCCTCCAGGTCTCTGCTCCTCTTCATTCCGCGTCTGTCCTGCATGCGCTTGAGAAGAGCCTGGAGGGTCAGGTCTTTTAGGTAGCTGTAGTCTTTTTCCTCTTTCACAGGGAACACAGTCCACCGTCCACTTTTTTTATTGAAGCAACGGTGGTACCtaccaataaaaaaaatgtgaggATATATTGACCAAAGCAAGCCTTACACAACAATCACTTTACACGCTGGGTCAATATATTCGTGATTGTAACATATATTTTTTCTCAATAACAACGTTATGGCAACATACCTTTTTAGTTTTTTGTAACACAGTTCTCAGTCTTAGCAACCCCACACTAAAGTCTCGTGTTAGTACTTTGAAGAACAAAAAAAGGAGTGTAGAGAATTTGTATAAAAGATACTTTTGGTTTACTGCAGCTTTACTGCAGTTTACATAATAGTTCTAACCCACGTTCCACACTATTGCTCACATAGTTGCCTACCCTGTGTGAAATGTACCTGGAAACATAATTGATGTGTCTTTTTTCTCTGACTGTTTTGAATAGTTTTCTCTTCATAATTTGATGTTTTATGTTATGAACAAATGTAATGTGATTGCAATTTCTATGATTTCTTTTCATGCAGAAAAAAGGGAATAAAAAGGGATACCATCAGCTTGTTTGTGTCTATTGATGTGGACAGtgtatgttggtatgtgtgctgAAGTAACCAAGAACACAATAACCcgtaacaagaaacaaacaattgaaacaacataaaaacagcaaaataatgacaaaacaaCACCATTTTAATATATATCTTACTGGATTTGTCCATCTGGTATTGTTTTCACACTCCTCCCCAAATGGAAGTTGTGGTCCAGAGCAGCAAGGACATTCCTGATCCTGTACACTGGAGGCGTGTAAGCATACCTCTTGGCACAATACATGAGTATGTGCTGGTGAAACACCTCCAGGTCAGCTGTGCTCCTGTGTTGTCATAATGCACAGATATCAGATATCATGGGTCTAAGTTCATACTACTGCTATCAGTATTGTTACCATACCAAACTGAACATGCTATGCTCACTTTATCTGTGTTCTGATGCTGTTTTTAATAACTTGATAGCCCAGGTTTATTCTTTACACACGGACAAACCACATGTTAATGCAAATACTATCaccctcttctcgattcccagtcaataGCCAAATTCTGGTTATCCAAAAATCGTCTACATGAAAAATATTTTGTCCAAActagactaaatgtaataaaaagatcCCACCTTAAACGAAAACAACTCACCGGAAGTTCAAGTAGTGTTTCACTTTACTGAGAAGGCGAGGGTGCAGGAGAATGTTAGCCAGTTCCTTGATGGTATCGCTGTCCTCTCTGGCGTCCAGCcaaggtttgtttctgtcactgTCAGACAGCTCACCATGCTGGCAGCATCCAAGGGCCCACTCATGGTCTCCTGTGATGTGGTGCAAAACACAGCGAAGGAGCTCCTGTAcacaagtttaaaaaaaaaagatacataCTCAAACAACCTTGCTACTAGGACTTACATAATCGATAAACTGAAGGCTGAAATATGTGGTTTAGTTACATATTGACAACAACCCCCCTCAGTTTGTATCCAGAGCAATTAGTTTTTCTATGCCTTGTTACACGAACGGATTTCATATATCTTCCTTGTTTCCTTATCTGAAATTTACCCCCAAAAGTCAGCACATTTTATATGGCAATTATATAATTAAGTGCATGGGGTGACAGCTGTTTGTTGGCCATGGAGGTCAACTTTTTAACATTTAAAGTACATGCatagcattaaaaaaaacataccaCAAACTGCCTGTGGTCTGTAGCTGTTCGGCAGGTGAACCAAAAATGATTCACGATGTCTTTCGTCCACTTCTGTAGAGCAGCATGTTTCCTTAGGCTTCCAAGCTAAAATACAGAAGCAAATTGTGCATTATGCATACAGCTACTTTACATACCTTTCCTAATCTATTCAATTTTACAACAATAACCATCTCAGTATTACTGCCCTtccaatgcaaaataaagttTACCAACATGGTGTCTTTTCCATATTGTTGGAAGATAGAACACTGAAGGTGAGATTATTGCATTTAACACTGTCATATAAGTTATAATAATGCTTCCATCTTGCTTGGTTTGATTTTTGGAATCTCTTTGTTATTACCCACTGGGTCATTTGCCTCAGGTAAAGCTGCTAAGGTCTTTGCAGTATATGGGAAGGTTGCACTTGCCTTCATTCAAGGAAATAATGATCATGAAACACCCTTTTGACCTCCCAATTTTAGACCTCCCCTgttaagaccttacttttccagaatgtctgttcataacctctgtaaattcaccaACATTTTAACTTTAAGAcacaattttctcagattgttgaaggtcttaaaaggggtccCATTGTGTCTGTTACTTACTTCTATTCTAACAGAAACACTAGGACATGAAACAGTTATAGACGCTTCTTTTATAAGTCTGATTTGGATCAAACATCGTATGACATAATCTAAATTCTCCTCAATTAGAACAGTTTTGACGCAGCATCACTCACTTATGTTGTCCGTCAGGTAAAATGTGAAAAGCTTTCATGAATAAACACTAAATTATCAGCTTATTACTTgccataaacaaaacaatttaaaTCAACCTTGTcacccccgtcgcgatataaccttgaatggttgaaaacgacgttaaaaaccaaataaagaaagtaaagtaaagaaagaaacctTGTCACCATATGACAATATACCTTTGTTAGTTTCTTGCTCAGGTTCTTCGCAGCATGCCAGATGTCGTGCGAATGACTCAAAGCAGGATATGTGCCCTCTGAAATATAAGCAACAGTGTCGTTACTTTGTGTTTTAATTGTATAACAACACTTGGAACTGAACTAATTTAGTGCAAATGTAAGCTCACACAACAATGTATGTgtactttaaaaaataaaaaccattacttgtcaaaaaaatgttttcttcTGATAACAACCTGACAGATgttaaaaaacccaacaacaaaacTCTTTTTAAAGCTTTTGCCATTATTGCATACTCACTCATCACAGCTCCAATGcctgtgtgtgcatctgtgacCACCTCCTTCACATTGATGCCCTTCTGCAGGAGGTCACTCATTGCCCTGCGGAAGCCCTCTGTCTCCATTCGTGGCGACTTTCCGTCCGTCTCCCTCTTGTCGACAGTTTTGATGGTCAGGATTTTTTTGGTTTCACTGTCCATCAAAGTGTATGTGCAGTACTGGGCACAGTACCCAGGCGAGTCATTGCGGCCATCTCCTGCAAAAGACCAAGAAACTTACTTGCATGCAACTATTTTTCAAGGAGTGGTAACGGCCTGATCATCAATGCATTGCGGCTGGCTTGGACTTTCACTCTTTCAGAcaggataaaaaaaattgtcaaggGAAGAAGGGTGGGTTTGGAATCACATTACATTTTCATGCGTGACAACACTGGCCATTATTCTTTCTGCCATTTTGCAAGAATGCAAGTAGCTtccaaagaagaaaaatcacaCACAGATCAAATCAATGAATTACCCAAAACAACTATCTCCTTGTTTCTAATTGAGTCCAGGACCCTGGTCTGGTGATCCTTCCAGAAATCATCGATCGTTGGAACAATGTAATGGCCCTGAATCTGGAAGAAGGACGTCCTTGAGAGCATCTTCAAGTTCAGGTGCTTCCCCAGCATTTCGATTTTGCCAAAATTGTTGCCCGATGTCACTATTGCCATTGCCAAACGGAAGTCCCCGCTGTGAAGGCGCCTGTTGAGAATGGGCTGGGAGcaccaggtgttgctcacatgaCCACTATCGCATacctgtcagaaaaaaacaggaTCGTAAGATTTTCATTGGAACCAGAGAGTTTTCATGAGTTTGTTTTTTATGGACATGACCATGACTGTCACAAATAATGGCTAACTTAGTGCATTCTTTTGTATCCTTAATCAATCAAAATTCAGCTGTTCAGATGCTGATTCTCTTACTACTCAGTGCTGTCAACTAAAAAGGGTCTATTTATTGTGAATTATATATCTTGTGATCCAGTCTTACCCATTTGACGTACAAAGCAGAGCCCACAAAACTGTGCTCAAGTGTGACTGGTTTGCCACACTTGTCACTGTCAGCTATGCAGGTGGTGATGGAGGTCAGGGCCAACTGCTTGACCTGCTCAACGGAGCAAAGGGCCATGGGAGAGCTTGCCACCTTTTCGCATTCCAGCTCATGTACCAGGTGGATTCCTCTCCCAATGAAgccttcctcctcttcttcttcctgagGGTCCTCTTGCTTCAGTTCTCCAAAAACATCTCTTCGAAGCTCACCTCTGTTGCCTCTTTCTGTACTTCCTCTGGGCTGAAATAAGTGAAAACAGTGTCACCAAAGCACATAAAGGGATGGCCATAAAAAAATGCATTCAAaagtgtatacagtggaaccccccttttaagaccccccccaatttaggaccctgttttctcagctttcctcttcataacctctgtaaatcttcccccattttaagactccatcctttttaagacctgattttttcagattttttgaggtcttaaaatggggattccactgtatatgtgtgtctctgCACTGTAATGTGTTTTAGATTTATTCAAGCTACAACGTCAACGGTAGACAGCTGCAATGTTGAAGGCACTGTGCTGGACAGCTAGTCTTCACGGATTCGGTTGGCCTACTTCTGTATATCAATAACAATTAATCTATATTAAACCAGTCTGACAATCACAGCGCATGACGTGCAGGAAAAGTAGCGTGCGGTGCCAGTGAGACGTAACATCATGAGTCAACTTAGAAAAGAAGCGACTAAAATATTTAGCCATCTTTATTATcgattttgtattttttgtcaAATTCACAACATCCTGCTGTTGCCTATGTTCTTTCAGATCAACACTGCTCGCGTGAAAGAGAAGAAACCTATAACACTTTGAAATTGACCAGGACACTATAAAGTGGGACAATTTATAATGAATAGATATAGTCCGTCCGGGTGACCAGCAGAGGACGTTTTAAATCATTTTTAAAAAATCCAATAAACTTTTGCATAGTGTCTACAAATAAAAGTTGTTGAGGACGATTAGTACTATCTTGTCTGAAAAGGGTTAAGGACTAGAGTCAATAGTTTTTGTTGTACTCTGGTAACATTTTCAGCGATGTGACCAAAAGTGGGTAAATATTAACCCCGAATGAGCCTCAGTGACGCATAACGCTGACCTAAGCCAGCCAGGTGTGCCGCGTGAGCACGTTTTTCACACCAATTCTGTAACATTGCATTCCTTTGAGCGTAAAAgttaaatctaaaaaaaaaatacaaacacgAGAGTTCAAATGaatatattatttatttattatgaagagcttatatagcgcgaaccacaattaactgtgctctccgcgctctacatgccgtttgaaatggaattttttacagatagacaaacagacattttttacacacaatatataacgtattcacatcgaccagcaaacttcaagcctattaggcgaacattcacctttcacggcctattattccaagtcaaacgggtatttggtggacatttttatctatgcctatacaattttctcaggaaagacccttttgtcaatcgtgggatctttaacgtgcacaccccaatgtagtgtacacgaagggacctcggtttttcgtctcatccgagtATTAGACTTTGAGGTAAAGCGTGGGGCTCTTTTGGGGTATACATGTGAtaatttttctttcaatttcgGACAATTTCACGTGTACAGGGCTTAAACCACAAtagatatttgtttgtttgtttgtttgcttaatgcccagccgaccacgaagggccatatcagggcggtgctgctttgacatttaacgtgcgccacacacaagacagaagtcgcagcacaggcttcatgtctcacccagtcacattattctgataccggaccaaccagtcctagcactaaccccataatgccagacgccaggcggagcagccactagattgccaattttaaagtcttaggtatgacccggccggggttcgaacccacgacctcccgatcacggggcggacgccttaccactaggccaaccgtgccggttccacCACAATAGATACAAACTAGTACTTTTCACACAAAATAGTACTACTTGCCTATAACAACTTTTGTTCTTAAATACATACCAAAAtatcatttgtttatttttaaataatttAAAACGTCCTAGgcaaacgacaagaagaagatttaaAACGTCCTATATTGGTCCCTCGAACAGACAATACAGTAGTCTAAGCAACAACCAAAAAGACCTTGGatacagaaaaataaaacaatgataGCACTTCCATACCAACGATGAATTTAAAACTTATGAACAAGACTTTCAACAACTTACAGAATGGCTTCCAGATAGCAGCTTGGTTCATACTCTGGATCATCAGGATCCGCTGTCTCTTCACAGTCTGACTCAGACTGCAGGGTGATGTCAATAGAAGTCAAGCTGCAAACAGTGTAAAAGGATGAAAAGTTTATCCTAGCACAAGCACAGATATTACTTTCCAGGCATAGAAAGGACAATGTTTGTACAATCTAACTACCTTACGGTTTTCTAGTATCATCGCACACACttacctttctttcttacttaatgtcacaaaataacttttaaaatgtTATTGCCCTGGTGGatgccaaaaacaaaaataaaaaaagcttaCTTAAACGGATCAAGGAATGATGCTGATGGCCGTCTCAACGCTCTCGCAGCCCTTGTTTGTGTAGGTGGAGTACCTCTGCAACAGATATGTATCATTAATAATTATGTGATGAAATATCAGGCTCAGAAAATACCACCCACTTGCACAAGAAGATGTACGatgagaaacaaaacaaacaaaaatagaaaTCTTCCATTCAGACCTTCCCAAACCACACAAAACTACTACCCATAATGATCATGGCAATAGTGCCTGAACATgcataaacaaacaacaagaagaaaaaaggaaacaaaacaaacaggcaAATTTCCTTGACTGGGAACTGAACCCAGATCACTTCTGTGGAAGCACTATCATCCTACCACACCAGGTGGGCTTTCGAAGAAATAAGGGGAGTATACAATCTAACGTTGGACTGTGTCGTCCATGATGAAGCGTCATTTAGAATCTTTCATGATCAATATCTGCTACTCATACTCAACAGACATAAATGTCAGCTTGTCAGGTGGTGATGGAAACTGACCATGACTGGcatgaaaacacacaacaaatggGAGGGATCGGTTCAGAAATGACCATTTGTATGATGTTGACCAAAGTGGCATAATATTATATACATACTCagggagaaaaaaatgaagacagAAATGGAATGGATGCTTCTTGCTTTGGCAGCATGCACTGCTGTGCAAACCGTGCCATTTACTTCTTAGCCCCAGCACCGAGTGGTCAGATAAGGGACGACAGCGCGCTGCCTCAGactaaaaataaatgttggtaATGTGCACTGTGTGGGCTCGCTGTTGAGCACACAGAACCAAGCCCTGACCTGTGACTGGTCCAGAGTGCAAAATTCGAGTTTCTGCCTGCTCTCTGCTGGGGCAAAAACACCTTGTGTCTAATTTTACTGCTACCTCCAAGCAATGCCTTTAGCACTATGGCAGTGTAAACAGTTTCTGTCTCAAACCGCACACAACGTAGGAAGACCTATTCTAGGCACTTGCATGCAATCAATATCATAAACCTGGTTAAAACACTCACACATTCTGTAAATACTGCTCAGTTGTTTTTCACACTGCTAAAAATCACAGGAAACGGAAGAGCAAAAATAACTGTGAGCCTCATGTTCAATGGTCCAAATGTAAGAAGTTTGGCCAATCACAAAGCTGGTTTCAGAACCACTCCTATCCGCTACAGTGTATTGAGAAGTAAGATATGGTAAATGATGCGCTCGGCTTTTATTTCTTATGAGGAGGAGATACAGAAGACAAAAGGCCTGCTCACTCGACAAATCCCAGCAAAAATGTTGATGAAAATTATGACTACCAACTTCCAAAATTAAAATCATTACTATAATAATAGTGATCATTCTTTATTGCAAGACAACTAAAGCAGTGATGGAGCAGATGACCATAAACCACATTCCGACAATTTACAAGAGTATCGTTGTTAAATAGTAAAAGGCCCTACACATGTCTCTGACAGTGCATACATGTGTTCTCTGCAAGACAGATACATAGATGATTCACACAATGCCACttctgcttttctttctttcgcagtttcacacactctctctgtcttacatggggcggggatatagctcagttggtagcgcgctggatttgtattcagttggccgctgtcagcg is a genomic window of Littorina saxatilis isolate snail1 unplaced genomic scaffold, US_GU_Lsax_2.0 scaffold_741, whole genome shotgun sequence containing:
- the LOC138957389 gene encoding uncharacterized protein, translating into MALCSVEQVKQLALTSITTCIADSDKCGKPVTLEHSFVGSALYVKWVCDSGHVSNTWCSQPILNRRLHSGDFRLAMAIVTSGNNFGKIEMLGKHLNLKMLSRTSFFQIQGHYIVPTIDDFWKDHQTRVLDSIRNKEIVVLGDGRNDSPGYCAQYCTYTLMDSETKKILTIKTVDKRETDGKSPRMETEGFRRAMSDLLQKGINVKEVVTDAHTGIGAVMKGTYPALSHSHDIWHAAKNLSKKLTKLGSLRKHAALQKWTKDIVNHFWFTCRTATDHRQFVELLRCVLHHITGDHEWALGCCQHGELSDSDRNKPWLDAREDSDTIKELANILLHPRLLSKVKHYLNFRSTADLEVFHQHILMYCAKRYAYTPPVYRIRNVLAALDHNFHLGRSVKTIPDGQIQYHRCFNKKSGRWTVFPVKEEKDYSYLKDLTLQALLKRMQDRRGMKRSRDLEDADPRRIARTIMGQAPPPTAQLAAEQVSRFSGTPAFSSN